In the Ornithodoros turicata isolate Travis chromosome 5, ASM3712646v1, whole genome shotgun sequence genome, CACATGTGTGACTATTCTTTCATTATGTGAAAGTGATAATGAAATAGTGGTGGGTACCAGTATTGGGGTCATGAATGTGGTCTTCAGTACAAGGAAGAAGATCATGTGTGATCCATGTGCGACAACGCACATTACATACAAACATATTTTTCGTTAgcccacattatgggagaccaaAAGAATTCACCCGATGGTTGGAAGCGATTTATAACAGCCCAACCCATCTGAGAGAAACAAACCCGTTGCGACTTTTCCCAAATCGGGGGCTATCAGGAATGGCAGTAACATCCCTAATCCCAAggttctgcgcgttcaaaattcaaatttccatcgtccaatcgtgataCAGATCTCGATGAGTAGCGGATTGTGCAGATGGGCTCCTcgtaggggttgccgattatgacatggtcgttgtaATCTAGTATATCGTGCTATCCAGTAAAGGCATGTgcacgcttctcctgctgtctcattggaccTTTGCTTCCTGCGGATCCCACTGGTTGCCGCCAAAGATGGCTCTGATTTCAAtatgtttttcttctaaactgtAGCGCCGTGTGAACCAATTTTGCTTGCACTATACTAGTTGAAAGactgactttcatttgagaagaAATTGTTTTTGCAATTTAGTACCCCAGCCAAAACTGCTTAAATTTGTTGCCAGTGCTCCTCAATGGGTGCCTCCTTCTGCTACTTCTTCTCGTACCTGGTGGGAAGACGACTTGTACTCAAATACTTCCCTACGAGAGCCCTGCAGTGGTCCGAGCAGGTAAGGTCTATTCATACGCATTTTATGATTACCAATATTGGATGCTTAATGTGCTAGGTCGGCCAGCATCGCGACCATCTCCTAAACTACATGATCTTCTTGCGCATCACACCTTTCCTACCCAACTGGTTCATCAATATCACAGCGCCTGTCATTGATGTACCCATAACACCATTCTTCGTGGGAACATTTCTCGGTAAGTGTTAAGATGTCGGTAAGTTCTTTGGAATTGATAGTGACATGTAGTTGAAGCTATAGTGTAAACTCATTAGGATAGTTGTGTCAGATAAGTTTTATAAGTGTGGGAAGTCAGTAATTGGAAATTGTAAGTGTCAAGTTCCCGTAGTTGATAATCCAGGTTATTGTCAGTTGTACTATGCCCTTGCTACAATCTGCAAGAGCTGATGAGCTTAATTAGTTGATTGATTAATGACTTATCATTTGCCTTGAGGATGGCCAAGGGCAGTGATAGGTACACTTTGCAGGTGTTGCACCGCCATCCTTTGTAGCCATCCAAGCTGGAACGACCTTGCAGAAATTGAGTTCATCTGGGGATGCTGTGTCGTGGTGGTCTGTCTCACTGCTAGCAGCTTTTGCAGTCCTGTCTCTCCTTCCAGTCATTTTCAAAGGCAAACTAAAAAGGAAAGTTCTTTAATGCCCAATTCTGAAGCAAGCTGGTATGCTTTCACGTGGAGATGAGGACTTTCTACGGTGCACACTGTGACATGTACATACTTTGCTCGTGCAGGATTGTGTGTTTGTTAACTTCATTTTTCAACGTGTGACTCGCATATTATATGTGTCATTATCTCGGCTTTGTCTTGCCTGCATCGAAGAAAAGCGGCCATTTTGTTTGAATGTTACTACGATGTCACGCTTTCCAACTTGGGAAACCGTTGAGAGGAATTCCAGGCAGGATCTCATCTTGCTGCTCCAAAATTCAAGTTTCTCACGTGTTTCAAGACTTAACAGGGAGTGAATGTTTGGCAAAGTGTTCAGGCAAaagttttttcttctcctttacAAGAAATACAAGTGCATGTGCACTTGCTTGCATCTGACTGCTTAATTGCCAAAGCACTAAAGACCTACGCTGGAAGAAATGATACGAGTATAAATTTTGACCATACTTTATGTTCATATTGTTGTAATATGCTTAGAAACTGACTCGCAAGAACTTGAAAACATATACTTTTTCACCCGGTAAGCGAAAATTACACTTTTTGCATCTTTTAATCTACATGTTGATGCTGCTCCTCAGCCTACAGCGGGTTAACGGCAAAGAGAGGCAAATAAAAAAGCCAATGCAGGAAATTCAGCGGTGAAGCCTTCTTTAATATACGCCAGCTTTCATGAAAGAAGGCTTCACTGTTGAATTTCCTGCATACCCTACAGCAGGTTCAAAGACTATTTACCAAATCAATTTTGTGGGACGACGAGTGTACTTGCATTGCTGAATTTTGTTCTCCATGCATTTGAAGATTCGACTGCATTTCCTAAATGTACACTAAAAATTTTTGTGCCCTTTTGCTCCAGTGACATTAGTTAGTGGATTGGTAAACAAGGTTGATTGACTTAACCAGGACACCCCATAATGCCCTATGTTGTATCCTTTTTAAAAAAACAAGTATTTCGGTATATGTTTTTGTACTTTGTTCTCTTTATTGTTCCAGTACATTTTTGTACAATGTGCAGAGTTTGGAACATTCCACTTCTTGACCTCTGGTTGTGTAACATCAGTATTTcaacactttcttttcgtataCATTGTTCTACTTTTACAAGCTAGTCATGCAACTAACACACATTTGTTTCTAGTTCTACCTTGTACAGTATGGTTTGCAATTTGTGAAAAtagtaatttttttttccttcgtgaAATGCATTACAGCATGTCTCTGATGCAAAGCTTAATGTTTAGCATTATGGTGCACTACAAATAAACAGACAGAAACATGGACTGGTTACAATCTGTTGCTTAGTAAAAGGATGACATGTAGACAACGCTTGGAGAATCTGTGAGCAATGATGGAACAGACCGTGGCTTCGAAATTTGGTTGTTGTAGTATACTGAAAAAGAGAGGATCTTATTGCATCCAAATCAATTAGCCATTACAACAACAGAGTAGGAGGAACTTACGCATATCTTTGGGCTTCATGAGGATAGAGACAGACAAACAGTTGCTACTGCAATAGTCTGACGGTTCTAGGACGATTATTCTTGTACCTTCTACTTGGACTAGCAGTGTGTTTGCAAAATCAGATTGGGGCTGAAAGCAATCGATTGCATACGTGTTTATGTGTATGGCGTCCCAAACATTCAATGCTCCTATGCTTCCTATTCAATGCTTCTAATACATGTTGCTTTCATGAAGTAACACGaagccagtgatgggcaaagttcATGCTCAAAAAGTCTAaaaattcgggggggtaaaatCGGGCAATGCTATAAGGTTTtccacctttcttttttttttcagctgatttttGGGTAGAAAACAGAGTGCCATTCGCATTTCAGATATACACAAGATACTGAGCGGCTTTGTTGAGCGTGCAGTACTTGGAGTTCTGAATGCACTGGTGGTTGAATCTGCACTTGGACAAGttcactttatttttatttttttttctacactaAGGGATGATGACGTACAATCAGGGGGTAAAAACAAGTTTTACTGGGTGTGGCCGCCCTAATTACGGTATATAATTTTTGGCTGCAGGATAAGTGTGAAATGAACCAAACGGGTGAGTACCATGTGGTGACTGATGACAGAAACTTATGTTAGTGCAACATGAGGTGTGTGAGAACTAAAACGGCACGGGTACTAAGCACATTTGAACAGACTGTTATTCTATGCAGGAGACTGACCAATGTGTAGTTTGGCTCTTCAGGTCCATCAGTCAGGAAGGATCTTTCCAGTGACACCTCGGTAGTTTTAGGTACAAAGTAGGGTCGTGGAAACGTCTTCCTCAGGATGCGAGCGGATGAAACGGAGTTTGTTCGCCTGCAATATAGGTTGACTCGCTCAAGTTATTGCACTTGTTTACTGTTCACTGCGAAATAAAatgtaaaataaaaagaagggtGAATCCAAGGAATTTGCCCGGCATATCTCTTGCCATCCAGTATTCCTGGCACACATTACTGTCCGCAGTTCCGAAGAAACTGGTATATTTCGAAAGGAATGGGGTTACGATGATTGTCCCGCTTTGTCCCAATTCaacaaaaatgtttttttttctggttcaCATTGAGTCCAATACCTTGGCTATACTATTTATGGAAATACAGCTAACGGGGAAAGAGGACACAAATTTTTCCTCTTTTCCTCAGAGAAAACTGTGTACGATCGTGCTGTGAAACTCGCAAAGACAATTCCAGTTCCGTCATTACTACTGTCGTAAAAAGCAGCGGCATGTCTAAGTGGGTTAAGGCGTTCTTGGAATCCTAATTACCAGACTTtccagacacatactaaccctctctccatctgtgcacgtctGTACGTGGCGCTAACGAGGAATTTAAAAAAACAGTGAAGTTGACCCCCCACACAGAGGGAATCACAAAGTCCACATGGAATGTCCTGTACGTGCCTTATCGATAGGAACACATTTCTCTTACCAAAAAATGTGGTACACTTTTGTCTTCAAGAGGTCACGCTGATTAATAAACTCTTCTACGCTCTTCACCTTGTCCAAAGTGGATTCATATTTGCTCGTTTGATCCGAGAGTATTACTCCATGTGCTCGTAATGTCTTCTGCACATATTCCAAGGACAGCTCACTGTGGACTGCATCCTAGACAAAGGATGCCAATATCATCTCTCAAGTATTGTTTCAGCAATGTCTCAACACATACTCTCACAACAAAAGGTGTGCCAGACAATATGTAATCCCGAGCAGCGTGGACATGGCCCGATAAGTCAACAACGGCTTTTAGGCCATCACATGGCCAGCAGTCATTCGCGTTGATGGGGGTAAAAAATGGGTTTTTCAATAAGCACTTTGTGGTGTGGTACTCtgaaaagagaaacgaaagaATTGAGGTAAACCTAAGATTATTTTCATGTTCCGCAGCGCAACTGGATGTGTAAACAGCTAAGCTACATGTTTTTGAGCCCATTAActgaacacacaaacaaactgaatAGCCCTGCCAATGTTTCTGGTATGTTCTTGGTGCACAATGCCACCAGTACTTGCACGTAGTCCATATATCGGACCATTGTGTTTACGGTGTGTAGTGCACAAGGTAGTGGACGAGAGTGATACCCATGTGCCgagtgtacaaaaaaaaaaagttacggACTCGTAACTGTTTTTGGGTAGTTGGTCTTTGGCGTACAGCAAATCAAAAGGATAGTAATGCTACAGTAATTAGCTTTCCAATTACTAGTCTGCGTGAGATTCACACAAATAAATAATGGGCATCTATTGCACAAGTTTCTGCCCTAGCACATTGAAGCAATTTGATGTCACTTGCACATTGTATTCTTTCTTCTATAGTTCTAACTTATGCAGTATGAAGCAGCAGTAGCAGGATCCATGCTAGCATTTTCTCATACACTTTCACTTATTGTTTTATCAGTAGACTGCATTGCATGTTTTGCCAAAATTCATCTTGAAACAGGTGGGCAAAATAAATAATATGGTGCATGTCAACTTTGAAGGATTCTGAAGCATTCTTTCTCGTATACAAGGTGACAAATACTTTGAGCAAAGGGCTTCTAAAAAAGGGATCAGTTCTCATTCATTTTGATTTGGGCAATGCTGTTACATCTTATTTCAAGTAATTAatgtacaccagctcgcttgcctcctCTGTACGACATTAAAAGTTAGTTTGTGTGCCATTGTTACAACAGACGACAGGAGGTATAGAATGAACGTTGAATCAGAAGGCGAGCAATATGGTGTAACAAACTCGTGGAACAATTAAATCAACTGCCATTCAGAGATGTACATAATTATTCTGGCTGCAGTTCTTCTATGACACAATTTTGTGTTGCTGTCTCAGTTTGTCCTATCAGGCGAAATAAAATTTGCCAACAAAGTATACACGCATGGTTACTAATTTTTGCACTAATATTTTCTCTTGAAGGCTGGAAGATATGCTTAGCATTTCCCACCGCTTTGACAGCATAGTTAATCTGATTTGTGATATTCTAAAGGTTCTGCACGCAAATCCCATTTCTATCCACATACAAAAAGTGGATGTCACTCTTTCACATCACTTTCCTCTGTCTCCACAAAGAGATCATCATAACTTGAAAAGTTTTCCGCCTGGAAACTTCCTGGCCCTCCTGGTTCCGCAAGCCGAGTTTCGT is a window encoding:
- the LOC135393768 gene encoding transmembrane protein 41B-like — translated: MAAEYGSGVKSDATAQPSTNVQQSTSRAFLILVMIFVVSLLCLFLVYLNFPHLEPSEKKHMKLPRDIEDAKGLGQVLNRYTDKYFLTVTSGFFVTYIFLQSFAIPGSIFLSILSGFLFPFPMALFLVCLCSSMGASFCYFFSYLVGRRLVLKYFPTRALQWSEQVGQHRDHLLNYMIFLRITPFLPNWFINITAPVIDVPITPFFVGTFLGVAPPSFVAIQAGTTLQKLSSSGDAVSWWSVSLLAAFAVLSLLPVIFKGKLKRKVL
- the LOC135393767 gene encoding uncharacterized protein LOC135393767 — protein: MQPISDTSILSSELRALFETAITLRLSENQINTCVNDVCRRPFCKRALSKIAASVFNSLVLVSTVYVLTRFLCQLSFIESIISQMYDDYTYAALRTSRLLTMPLLAQFPSLAQYHTTKCLLKNPFFTPINANDCWPCDGLKAVVDLSGHVHAARDYILSGTPFVVRDAVHSELSLEYVQKTLRAHGVILSDQTSKYESTLDKVKSVEEFINQRDLLKTKVYHIFWRTNSVSSARILRKTFPRPYFVPKTTEVSLERSFLTDGPEEPNYTLPQSDFANTLLVQVEGTRIIVLEPSDYCSSNCLSVSILMKPKDMLYYNNQISKPRSVPSLLTDSPSVVYMSSFY